TTCATCTATTGTGATGCTGGATATTGCAGTCTCTGGAAGAACAATCTCAGTGTCGCCTTCTGCTAAAACTGGATATCCATCTGAAGTCACAAGTTTTATTTGCCCCTCAACATTGGAGACTTTAAAGCTTCCATCTCTTGTATATCTTGGACCGTTTGGAGTTGATACAACAAAAAATCCTTCTCCCTGAATCGCCAGATCAAGCGGATTTTCAGTCCTCTCCAAGTTCCCTTCTGCAAAGCTTTTTGTTATAGCAGAGATTGTGACACCATGACCTATCTGAAGACTCACAGGTTTCCCGTCACCTGCAACAACATCTGCACGCGATAAAGTCTCATACAGAAGGTCTTTAAATTCAGCCTTATCTTTTTTAAAAGCTGTTGTATTGACATTCGCAAGGTTGTTGGATATGATATCAACATTTGTCTGCTGTGCTTTCATGCCAAGAGCAGCAGAATAAAGTGCCCTCATCATCTTATCTTTTTGCCTCCTTGTACCTTTATAATTCTTTTTACAAATTACACCTTAATTATTTTCTTGCAATCTCACTTATTGCCTTTTGCAATGTCTCATCCTGAATGGTAAACGCCTTCTGGTTTGCTTCATACGCCCGCAGCACGTTTATCATGTTGACCATCTCTTGAACTGAATTTACATTAGAGCCTTCCAAATACCCCTGAAGGATTTTGCCTGAAAATGGTATCTGCTGTGCACCAGCATCTGCTTCAAACAGGTTATTGCCAACTTTGCGAAGCAATTGCTTGTCCTGAAAATCAACAATTCTGAGCCTGTCAACAAATCTTCCATTCTGATAAATATTTCCCTGATCGTCTATTCTTATTTGCCCGTGATTTTGAAGGACAATTCTTCCGTTCTGTCCAAGGACGTAAAAACCATCAATTGTAACAAGCTCTCCCCGCGAATTTAAAGTAAACGCACCATTTCTGGTATAAAGAACTTGCTGACCCCCCTCACTTTCAGGCACTTCCACAGTAAAAAATCCATTCCCTCTTATTGCTAAGTTCAAAGGCTCATCTGTTTTTATGTAAAGCCCCTGGGAAAAATCGCTCACAATCCTTGACACATCGCTACCGAGCGACATATACCCTATTGCATTGTCAGGCGAAGAAGTTTTGTCGTATATCCTGTAGACAAGCATGTTTCTGAAACTTTCAACCTGTGCAACATCTCTTTTAAATCCGGTTGTGCTCACATTTGCCACGTTGTTTGCTGTTATGTCCATTAGTTTTTGATTCAAAATCATCCCCGATGCCGATGTGTAAATTCCTCTAATCATCTTTTCTGCAATCTCCCTTTTTTATCTGACTCTCGGGTCTTTTATAAGACTTGCTTCCAAAACATCTAATGCTTCTAACGCCTTTCCTGTTCCAAGTGCAACGCACGACACAGGATCATCTGCAATCCTTGTTGGAATTCCTGTTTTTTCAGAGATAAGCTTGTCAAGCCCCCACAAAAGGCTTCCTCCGCCTGTCATCACTATTCCAGTTGTGGTAATGTCTGCTGCAAGTTCAGGTGGTGTATTTTCTAAAACCCTGTGCACAGCTTCAATTATAGCCGAAACAGGCTCTTCTAATGCCAAAAGCATCTCCTCAGATGTGACAGTTATTGTCTTTGGAAGACCGGTAAGAAGGCTTCTTCCCCGCACCTCCATTGTTTCAACTTTCGGTTTTTTGTATGCACATCCAATGTTTATCTTAAGCTCCTCAGCAGTTCTTTCACCAATTGCAACGCTGTGCTTCTTTCTTATATATCGGATAATTGCTTCATCAAATTTATCCCCTGCAACTTTAATCGATTCACTGACAACCGCCCCACCAAGAGAAATTACTGCAATGTCTGTTGTCCCACCACCGATGTCAATCACCATACACCCTACAGGTCTTGATATGTCAAGCCCTGCTCCAATCGCAGCTGCAATTGGTTCTTCTATTAAAAATGTTTGTTTTGCGCCTGCCTCATATGTTGCATCTAAAACTGCTCTTTTTTCAACCTCAGTCACCCCCGATGGTACACACACAACAACCCTCGGCTTGAAAAATACCCTCTTGCCAAGAACTTTGCCCAAAAAATATTTCAGCATTGCCTCTGTAACCTCATAGTCTGAGATGACACCGTCGCGAAGAGGTCTTACAGCCACGATATTGCCCGGTGTTCTTCCAATCATGCGCCTTGCTTCTTCTCCAACTGCTAAAATCTGTTTTCTCGTCTGTTCTATCGCAACAACTGATGGTTCTTTTA
The DNA window shown above is from Caldicellulosiruptor owensensis OL and carries:
- the flgG gene encoding flagellar basal-body rod protein FlgG, whose protein sequence is MMRALYSAALGMKAQQTNVDIISNNLANVNTTAFKKDKAEFKDLLYETLSRADVVAGDGKPVSLQIGHGVTISAITKSFAEGNLERTENPLDLAIQGEGFFVVSTPNGPRYTRDGSFKVSNVEGQIKLVTSDGYPVLAEGDTEIVLPETAISSITIDEMGRITYKDQEGQVQDSGLKIKIVRFINPQGLLAEGKNLYNVSAASGEPVSEEEMEGQKSRILQGFLEMSNVQVVDEMVKLIIAQRAYEINSKAIQTADDMLSIANNLKR
- the flgF gene encoding flagellar basal-body rod protein FlgF, which codes for MIRGIYTSASGMILNQKLMDITANNVANVSTTGFKRDVAQVESFRNMLVYRIYDKTSSPDNAIGYMSLGSDVSRIVSDFSQGLYIKTDEPLNLAIRGNGFFTVEVPESEGGQQVLYTRNGAFTLNSRGELVTIDGFYVLGQNGRIVLQNHGQIRIDDQGNIYQNGRFVDRLRIVDFQDKQLLRKVGNNLFEADAGAQQIPFSGKILQGYLEGSNVNSVQEMVNMINVLRAYEANQKAFTIQDETLQKAISEIARK
- the mreB gene encoding rod shape-determining protein, with the translated sequence MAFGTDIGIDLGTATVLVYVKGKGIVLKEPSVVAIEQTRKQILAVGEEARRMIGRTPGNIVAVRPLRDGVISDYEVTEAMLKYFLGKVLGKRVFFKPRVVVCVPSGVTEVEKRAVLDATYEAGAKQTFLIEEPIAAAIGAGLDISRPVGCMVIDIGGGTTDIAVISLGGAVVSESIKVAGDKFDEAIIRYIRKKHSVAIGERTAEELKINIGCAYKKPKVETMEVRGRSLLTGLPKTITVTSEEMLLALEEPVSAIIEAVHRVLENTPPELAADITTTGIVMTGGGSLLWGLDKLISEKTGIPTRIADDPVSCVALGTGKALEALDVLEASLIKDPRVR